A single window of Watersipora subatra chromosome 9, tzWatSuba1.1, whole genome shotgun sequence DNA harbors:
- the LOC137404357 gene encoding PRA1 family protein 3-like yields the protein MVDVETAPLRTWNDFMTDARFQMPNLQDTERCHNRIINNLLYYQTNYFLMSLFVFAIVGFLYPEKMLLGIVITVIAFMAFVYITSRTSEWRRLKTKYPLVFLLTIIFIVYLLSRVIGAVFVFFIGLLAPVVATLLHASLRMRNTKNKISRFKEYVGLKRTPMGVILEAMGQEQEAGS from the exons ATGGTTGATGTGGAAACAGCTCCCCTCAGAACATGGAACGACTTTATGACGGATGCTCGATTTCAAATGCCTAATTTGCAAGATACAGAGAGATGCCATAACCGAATCATCAACAACCTTCTATATTATCAGACAAATTATTTCCTCATGTCTCTGTTCGTTTTCGCTATTGTCGG GTTTCTGTACCCTGAAAAAATGCTTCTCGGCATAGTGATTACCGTGATTGCATTCATGGCCTTCGTCTACATTACCAGCCGCACTAGTGAATGGCGTCGATTGAAAACCAAGTATCCATTGGTTTTCCTTCTAACAATTATCTTCATTGTATACTTATTATCTAGAGTTATCGGGGCCGTGTTTGTGTTCTTCATTGGATTACTGGCTCCTGTTGTAG caACATTATTACACGCATCTTTGCGCATGCGAAacaccaaaaataaaatatcgaGATTCAAGGAGTATGTTGGGTTGAAAAGAACTCCAATGGGAGTTATACTGGAAGCTATGGGTCAAGAACAGGAGGCTGGGTCATAG